In one Candidatus Rhabdochlamydia sp. T3358 genomic region, the following are encoded:
- a CDS encoding OmpH family outer membrane protein — MKNPFISTVLFFTALSTSLMAAEYKVVNTRDCFMNSKLGKQEQEAFESLKNQKATLMEEKSKELEEVVKKLSDPTILDSMSPEAEQRTKDDYARLSQELKGMYEECQQILYQKEMQIGQKLQSNIDKALEEMKDDCVILKSDACHYYPKELDITNTVVKKLDEKFDQIAQAQKKTPNEPKHEVVK, encoded by the coding sequence ATGAAGAATCCATTTATTTCGACCGTATTGTTTTTTACAGCTCTTAGTACATCTTTAATGGCTGCTGAATACAAAGTAGTAAATACTAGAGACTGTTTTATGAACTCTAAGCTGGGCAAGCAAGAGCAAGAAGCCTTCGAAAGTCTTAAAAATCAAAAAGCAACTTTAATGGAAGAAAAAAGCAAAGAACTCGAAGAAGTTGTTAAAAAGTTAAGCGATCCAACCATTTTAGATAGCATGAGCCCGGAAGCAGAACAACGTACAAAAGATGATTATGCTAGATTGAGTCAAGAGTTAAAGGGTATGTACGAAGAATGCCAGCAAATTCTCTATCAAAAAGAAATGCAGATTGGCCAAAAGCTACAAAGCAATATTGACAAAGCTCTAGAAGAAATGAAAGATGATTGTGTCATTTTAAAAAGCGATGCGTGTCACTATTATCCTAAAGAATTAGATATAACCAACACAGTGGTTAAAAAATTAGATGAAAAATTCGATCAAATAGCGCAGGCACAAAAAAAAACTCCTAATGAACCAAAGCATGAAGTGGTAAAATAG
- the lpxD gene encoding UDP-3-O-(3-hydroxymyristoyl)glucosamine N-acyltransferase → MKKFTLQEIAALTESTLVGNPNHLINNVDSLENAGSEDASFLANPRYRTSVSQSKAGVICIESTFPVEEGKNFLLSDNPSITFQKIIKILLLPQNSSGFKGIHPSAIIHESAEIGQNVQIGPSVVIDKNTKIGNGCIIYPFTFIGPNSCLGEECTIYSHVTIREKTILGNRVILQPGVVIGSCGFGYTTDQNGQHSKLEQLGSVIIEDDVEIGANTTIDRARFKATRIGKGTKIDNLVQIAHNVSLGSHNIVVSQTGIAGSVKTGENVMFGGQVGVVGHVEIASNVMIATRGGVSKSIDKPGKYGGSPVIPLPKYNREQARVRNIPKYLAQIEELKKRVEDLEKAALKS, encoded by the coding sequence ATGAAAAAATTTACTCTACAAGAAATTGCTGCGCTTACAGAATCAACTTTAGTAGGCAATCCAAATCACCTCATTAATAACGTTGACTCCCTAGAAAATGCGGGTTCTGAAGATGCTTCCTTTTTAGCTAACCCTCGTTATCGCACATCAGTAAGCCAGTCTAAAGCAGGAGTAATCTGTATAGAAAGTACTTTTCCTGTAGAAGAAGGGAAAAATTTTCTTCTATCTGATAATCCTTCCATTACCTTTCAAAAAATTATAAAAATTCTCTTACTCCCTCAAAACAGTTCTGGTTTTAAAGGAATCCATCCCAGTGCAATTATTCACGAAAGCGCAGAAATTGGTCAAAACGTACAAATAGGCCCTTCTGTTGTAATTGATAAAAATACAAAAATTGGTAACGGTTGCATCATTTACCCCTTCACTTTTATTGGTCCTAATAGCTGCCTTGGAGAAGAGTGCACTATCTATTCTCACGTAACCATTCGAGAGAAAACCATCCTTGGTAATCGCGTCATTCTACAACCAGGAGTTGTCATTGGTTCCTGTGGTTTTGGATACACGACAGATCAAAACGGCCAACATTCTAAATTAGAGCAGCTCGGTTCTGTTATCATCGAAGATGACGTAGAAATAGGTGCTAATACCACAATCGATCGAGCTCGTTTTAAAGCAACTAGAATCGGTAAAGGAACAAAAATTGATAACCTCGTTCAGATCGCCCATAACGTAAGCCTTGGATCTCATAATATCGTTGTATCTCAAACAGGGATTGCTGGCTCTGTAAAAACAGGTGAAAATGTCATGTTTGGTGGACAAGTAGGCGTTGTAGGTCATGTGGAAATTGCCAGTAATGTCATGATTGCTACCCGCGGTGGAGTTAGTAAATCCATTGACAAACCAGGCAAATACGGAGGCAGCCCTGTCATACCTCTTCCCAAATACAACAGAGAACAAGCACGGGTGAGAAATATTCCAAAGTACTTAGCGCAAATCGAAGAACTAAAAAAAAGAGTTGAAGACTTAGAAAAAGCAGCTTTAAAAAGCTAA